DNA from Candidatus Angelobacter sp.:
AGCCATCATCACCGGCACGCAGGGCCGCATGCGAATTCATAGTCCCTGGTGGCGGCCCGTCGCGATGACGGTGTCGCGCGAAAGCAAATCCGACGAGAGCTTCGAGTTTCCGGTGGAAGGCAACGGTTACGAATACGAAGCTCAGGAAGTGATGGACTGTCTCCGCTCCGGCAAACTGGAAAGCCCGCTCATGCCGCTCAATGAATCCCTTTCGATCATGGAAACGCTCGACACACTACGCGGCCAGTGGGGATTGAAGTACCCCATGGAGTAGCCGGCGATTTCGCCTTCGCAGAATTTGGCCGGGCTAATTTCCGTTGAACGCTGTCGATTGGGTCAACCGATGCGACGAAGTGAACAAAGCTCCGAGCGCCACAAGCCCGTATCCCGTCCAGACGGCCAGCACGAGATGCGACGCGGAGTACGACACCATGAAATGCTCACGACCTCGCGCGTCGCGCGGCGGATTGAGCACGAGCGGAATAAAAAGTGCCAGGGAAACATAAACTGCCAATAATCCCATCATCCATCGCCGTCCGTACGCGTCGAGTCGGCGGAGATAATAAAAAGGGACCAGAGCAACCAAAACGTAAAGCAGCCC
Protein-coding regions in this window:
- a CDS encoding gfo/Idh/MocA family oxidoreductase, with translation AIITGTQGRMRIHSPWWRPVAMTVSRESKSDESFEFPVEGNGYEYEAQEVMDCLRSGKLESPLMPLNESLSIMETLDTLRGQWGLKYPME